ataacacaattatgacaagagttggagaggagagtgaggaactgcagcggcagcagccagtttttttttgttttttttattgttcacatgtgcgcgcgcgaacgggacaggaggtcctcaaactgggtcctggcaaggcggaagtaccgctgaaagcaggcgtcatccagacgcatctcctgcagcaaataatgaaactccctgaattgggaatggctcatgaggatgttgtgaacccagagaCGGTGCTGCTggtgacatttgtcagctttccacaacaaatagagcacagcaactcgtgtgatcaaggtccggcatgttgacttgacagtgagcggaatggaagctcctcctatttgatgacgcattgggacAAATTTTCGCAGTGAAAGCAGAGCGATGCACCAGGCGATGGTGGCGCATCCAATGTCAGGCGAGagatgcgaatttgtggcgttgTGTGTCGtacggtgtgaacacggcattaaaGAGAGTTGCAGAGAAATATGTCTTTGAGCACTGCCTGAGCCTGAACAGACCTGCAGCTAGCCGGTAAAACACAACAACAGACTTTCTCCAAGTTCAAAAGTGTATTTTTTAAGGTTTGGTCACATTGTagcttgtgggaaaaaaaaaaaaatcatgtgatgTGAAATAACTGCTGAAAAATATGGGCAGTTTTAACTCTGAAGCCCAAATCTGTTTTGCTTTTTGACAGAATTTGCCTCCtcatgatttgattttttttttttttttatgtcttgaGACATGTGGAACACTCGCTGTTCACAGACTCGTTTTCACGTCCGTCCGTAGTGATGCAAAGTCCCAGAGACTCGACTCCAGCGATCTGACCACTGGGGGGCGACAGAGTAGTTCACAGATTACATCggcaggtttttatttatttattgtttgatgCAATATCCAGTTAAACTTATCATCCTCAGGCATCGGTTAAAGGCAGGTACGACACCCAAGTCCAGAACGGCTCTGATGTCTTCATATGAACCTTTACCTTTTGCGGTCATACCTGGTAGGTTAGCATCAATCAGGTAGCGCAAGCTGAGCATGGCTGGATGCAGCGCACTCTGCTGGCTTACTGGAGGAAAAGCAGGTAGCTGCAGGAACACCGCCAAGGCCTGAGCCTCCTGATGCACAGCCTTGTGGGACGGAATCTTctgtttatataaaaaaaaaggatGTTGTCATCAAACAGTGAaaatgtttaataataataactgaatGACTTGAACAGTGCAAACGTCGTGACCTGGactctgaagatgtgaacatcgtTGCCTTTTGGCTTCATGCCTTCAGGGAGATCCTCACACGCACGAACATACGGGACATGTCCTTCATTCACCAACCTGAGGGCAAATGCCAAGACTGATGCTAACAGCTAGAAATGTTAGCCCCATTACAGAAATCTGCATAAGGCACATCATTAGCAACAAAAATCTTAACTGGAAACTGTTGAAGTGCAGAACTCTGTGGACCTGATCAGTACCTGAGCAGATCACTGAGGGTGAGCGCCTCCCTGCACCAGACCAGAGCCAGATGGAGCAAAGCCAGAGTCTTCTGCATGCTCATCAAGAAGCGACGCTGCTTCTGGCGTCCCGTCACATAGCTGAAGGAGTCCATGGAGCCCGACAACTGCGACCAACCGCTGCAGCTGTCTGCGCAGCGAGACCAAAGAGTCAAAAACGTGTGTGCAGCGAGATTAAAGGAGACTCATCACTGATTAAAGACTTTCAAGCAGAAGATGAGGATTTTATCTTCAACTTCACAAAATCGGTCCTCAGCACTGCAAGCCTGCACATTTCTCACCTGTTCCTATTCTGCTCTGCTCAAAGACGCCTGACTCATTCAGGTGTTTGGTAGCTCCTGATTGGCTGAGAACACCTGACTGAGCCAGTCAGGGAtggataaagaaaaaaaaaaaaaaggttctgaGAATTGCATTTGTGAAATCTGTCCTCGAATAAAGACTGTACCAGTGTTTTCACCCAAACTATCATGACTAATTAACACATTATGACAAATATTTCCTTCTCGTTAGCAGAGTACACATACAGCTAACAGAATCAGTCAGTaactccataaaaaaaaaaaaaaaaaaaacttcattctgGTCTGCAATTTTGGGTTCTGACAGATCCAGATGAGGAACAGTGAACCTTGTTTTTGGGCCATGCTGGCATCTTCAACATGAGATAAAAGATAATCAAGTCAATCATGAAGCCCAGTTAACTAATTACCTGTGTTGAAGCTGGATGTGCTGAGTGGGTTCCTGTCGGCATCCGTGTCACTGGTGGACACGACGGGAACCTCTAAGGTGTTGTCAGAGTCCAGACGTTGCTGAGGAGAAAGGACACATAGATGGAGGCTGTTTTTATTTTCGGCCCTGCTGTGAGACCTTTAAGACCTTAAAACCAGTTTCAGGTCTTTAAATCTGCTGATGGAGGTCAGTCACATGTTTGAGGGAAGTCATGGACTCAGATGTTTGTGACTGAATCACAGTGTCTgatatttacttaaaaaaaaaaaatccaaaggtcAAGCTTCAGGAGGTCATCACACTCCGAGACCCAAGGTAGTTCTGTGATGGATGCAGCTACACCAACCTGTGCTCCCAGGCCTGAGCTAAccaaaaaacaagagcaatctgagatttctgtcatccaaggactcaaaataacaaatATGCGATTCATTTCATGACCCGGACTTCACAGcacaatgcaataactgcatCCTGATCCAGAACGGTCCGACTGAtcgagatgttgcaatctgatatttaagtcACAAGCTGAAGCTAAAtaatgtcttcctgatcttggttttacattgtggtgtcgtatccgtgaagtagttttgacgtaatccttaaaagtgtacaaagtgaaatgctggtccagaatccggatccagatcacctcccaaatttaatggagtcttctgaggcttaacaccaatgtgtggtgaaaatttgatggaaatccgttaagtagtttggacacaatcctcaaaatcagacaaagtgaagcatacaaaCTGAAATCCTGATTGAGCATTTAGAtgtggatcatctccaaaattcagtggacttctatggcctaatatctgcgGTGAAAATtctatcaaaatccgtgcagcagtTTTGCGTAATCCTgctcagagacagacagacaaataaacgcagatgatttcattacatccttggcagacgtaaaaaGTCAATTTGAAGACACGTCAGTTGTCCTCAGCCTGAACTCACCAGCGTGAACGCCGATGTCCACACGGGTTTGGTGGTGTAGGCCTGCTGACTCTTCTGCAGATACAGTCTCCAGAGCGGGCACAGAACCTCATCCTGCAATGAGACACCACGTCAGATCCAGCAGAACTCTCAGGGATTCTGATCGGTTTTGAAGGATGGGAGGAAAACAAGACCTTGAACTGTGAGCAGACTCCTAGACGGAGCAGAGCATCAGCCTGGTTCCTCAGGATGACCTGGAAACCCTCACAGACCATCCACTGGCACCCACTCTCTGAAAACATGGAAAGGTCAAAGTTCAcccaaaaacaaaccaacaaaacacACATCAACAGAAACAAGGAAAGGTGAAAATAAAGTAGTCCTCCTCAACACACTTCATGAAGTGTCACTAACATTCATGTTATATTAATTTCTTTGTTGGGGAGCCGGATTTAATCTCCACTGAACTACTGCAGTACCAGCTCCTGACACAAGGGGTGCACTATTAAGCGCTAACAAAGCAGTGAAGCGCTGTCATGAACACTTATCGGAGTGAAAGATTCTCAGAAATAGTGGATTACATTTTCAGGCACATcggattactttttttttaaagttgctgGGCCAGGAGTCTGACTGATTCCCATGTTATTTCTTATCAGCACACACACATGGACTGACCAGATCCTTTGTTTCGGGATCCTCTGCCGACGGTGGAGACCTGGGAGCTTTTAGTGAAGGTTGGCTCCACCACCTCTCTGATTCTCTGAGGACGTTTGGAAAAATTCACTAAATTAACAACACAAAACAGCCTCTGAACAATTCAGTGCCGCCACCTGCTGACACACATCGGAACTACACACTAAGAAGCACCACACAAGACTGCTGGTTTTTTGCAACGGGgacttaatttttaattaatttaccacAAGACAGAAATGGCAAATAATCTGatgtaaaatattaaaaatgctACAACCCGGTTACAAAACCAGAAATTGGAGATTTTGTGGAAAATTTTCATGCAAATCAGCAATTAGATGTGGCAAATGTTGAACCTGGACTCTGATTTGGAACTGGTGCCTGGATGCTGACAGCCAAAGTGGAACCTGCTGTGGATGAAGTCTATGCTCCGACACCACTCTGGGCGACCTGGGAAGGTCACGACCCACAATATAGGTGAATCTTCTGAGAGTCCGTCAAGTAACAACATCAAGTACAGTTGTGGcgtttatgatttaaaaagagtaaacacagttgtttgacaataaatggcttcacgacCTGGATCCCGATAAGCaccagagaatgaatgaatgaaagtaagTCAGAGTCAGCCTGTACTGCTTTTAAACTGGATCAAGGAAGTATTCTGGTTTTAAGTGGATAAAGCTAAAATTAACTGATCCTAACTAATTAAAAACTACATATATCTGGATTTAGGACTATATTACTGGGttctggaaaaaacaaacattggGTATTTTTTATTCTACATCTGAAGTTTTACAGACTCCGATAAATGAATTTGTAGCCAATTAAACTCATTTATTGCATCCAAACTTCGGAACATGCAGAGAAGCGGCTGACTCTTTTACCTCGATGACGTTGTGGCAGGATTTACAGTAGAAACAACCCCCATCTGAGACGCCCCAGTCCACTGCTGAGCACTGTGCACACGCTTCCCTGAATCCACCCTGAAACCACAAACACCACCAATGAGTCTGATCAGGAACTAATCAGAACCAAGTCAGAAATGTTCTGCAGCAGCTTTCAGACAGACGGCCACAAGCTGCTTTAGTTATAACGAAAAGCAgttaataaaacacacacacacacacacacacacacacacaaagaggatAAATATCCAAtcaaagtgcaaattaaaaccagaaaaacaaaagtgGTGTTTTCAGTGTCCAAGGAATCAATGGATGTAACAGACAGATCATTAAACCAAAaggtttttaaaagcattttgaaaataaatgcaacaaACACTGTCCATATTAAAGTCAAAGAAATTTTTTTACtaacaccataaaaaaaacaagCTGGCAAAGTTCTTGTTGTGAATCTGTAACAGTGGATTTTTAAACAGAGGAAAACTCGAAATATCACAAAAAGCTGAT
The sequence above is drawn from the Thalassophryne amazonica chromosome 21, fThaAma1.1, whole genome shotgun sequence genome and encodes:
- the taf1b gene encoding TATA box-binding protein-associated factor RNA polymerase I subunit B: MDDEETGGFREACAQCSAVDWGVSDGGCFYCKSCHNVIERIREVVEPTFTKSSQVSTVGRGSRNKGSESGCQWMVCEGFQVILRNQADALLRLGVCSQFKDEVLCPLWRLYLQKSQQAYTTKPVWTSAFTLQRLDSDNTLEVPVVSTSDTDADRNPLSTSSFNTDSCSGWSQLSGSMDSFSYVTGRQKQRRFLMSMQKTLALLHLALVWCREALTLSDLLRLVNEGHVPYVRACEDLPEGMKPKGNDVHIFRVQKIPSHKAVHQEAQALAVFLQLPAFPPVSQQSALHPAMLSLRYLIDANLPDELHVWVCRVMELARLEHQASQMLDCSSQTVLPQYDVQTAALIVITMKFLFGLDDHTEWNLSNDAGDQLDPGGVFNLRRWYRLLQAALLRAQQRKDEDSARKQWVTQQPLAVTRHDERIGIKKKRVSEQLQICFEQLSSRPAGVSHSSPSSFRFCWGDQDGADGPSMHHKRLDGAITRKRNILVPVNSDYWCSGLRCYRPKTCRSHYSELEPTLPRMFVWLLKLFSFMLDVTPAQLYEEVERVERAALRTRPPRPGAKRAAGRTRRRHSYEDVRGPKNKKRL